The Streptomyces sp. DG1A-41 genomic sequence CTGGCGGAGAACAACGGCCTGCCCTTCGCCTCCGTCGCTGACGCACGCAAGTCGGCGACCGCCCTGCGCGCCCTCGGCGGCGGCAACACCGTCCGCTTCCTGCTCTCCTGGGCCTACGCCGAACCCGAGCGCGGCAAGGTGGACACCGCCTATCTGGCCGCCGCCACCGCCCAGATGAAGGCCTTCCTCGACGCCGGCATCCGCGTCTACCCCGACTTCCACCAGGACCTCTACTCCCGGCACCTCTTCGACGCCGACAGCTGGTACACGGGCGACGGCGCTCCCAAGTGGGCGGTGGACGCCGGGGACTACCCCGACGAGTCGTGCGGGATCTGCCTCTTCTGGGGGCAGAACATCACCCAGAACGAGGCCGTGAAACGCGCCTCGTACGACTTCTGGCACAACGCGCACGGTGTGCAGGACGCCTTCCTCGCCACCGCCCAGAAGACCATGGCGTACGTCCAACAGCACCTGAACGCCGACCAGTTCAAGGGCGTCGTCGGCTTCGACCCCTACAACGAGCCGCACGCGGGCGTCTACGACTCCGGGCAGACCAGCCGCGCCTGGGAGAAGGACGTGCTGTGGCCGTTCTACGAGAAGTTCCGGGCCCGCATGGACGCGGCCGGCTGGCGCGACAAGCCCGCCTTCGTGGAGCCGAACCTCTTCTGGAACGCCAACCTCGACTTCCAGAAGCAGGAGGGCGGCCTGCTCGACGCCGGAAAGCTCGGGCCGCGCTATGTGTTCAACACCCACTTCTACGACCAGAAGGCCATCTCCGGCGTCTTCATGTGGGGCAAGGCGGCCGACGGCCAGTACGCGAACGACTTCCGCGCGGTCCGCGACCGGGCCGCCGCCGCGCAGACCGCCGCCGTGGTCAGCGAGTTCGGGCATCCCCTGGCGGGCAACGTCTCCGACAAGGCGCCCACCGTCCTGAAGGCGATGTACCAGGCGCTCGACTCACGCCTGAAGGGCGCCGACTGGTGGTCCGACCCGGCCGCCTCGGGGCCGGTGCTCTCCGGATCGCAGTGGCAGTGGGACATCTACAACGGCCGCCACCGCGAGCTGATGAACGGCAACCCCGACAAGGTGCTCACCGCCGGTGACGCCTGGAACGACGAGGACCTGTCCGCCGTACGCCTCGACGACACGGGAAAGCCGGTGCTGCGCCAGGACGCCCGGCTCCTGGACCGCCTCTACCCGAGCGCCACGGCCGGCACGACCGTCGGCTTCACCTACGAGGACCGCTCCCGGGACGGCTCGACGACCCTGACCTGGAACCCGGTGCCCAACTCCTTGCCGAGCGTGCGGCAGTTGGTGGGATCCGGACAGTACGGGCTGTTGCTGTGGCGCTCGGACGGCGGCCGGGCCCCCACCGAACTGCACCTGCCGGCGAGCTTCCCGGCCGCGTCCACCACGGTCGTCTCCGACCTGGGCACGGCCCACGCCCCGCCCGCGTACACCTCGACGACCCCGATCGGTGTGGCCCAGGAGCCCGGCGGCACGGGAAGCCGCCGCCTGCTGCTCACCGCGCCGGACTCGGGCGTCCTGCACTACGCGCTGGTGACCAACGGGGCGACGGCTCCCTCGGCGGATCTGCTGAACGCGGCCCGCTCCGAGCTGGCGGCGTGGGCGGCGAAGGAGGTCAACTAGCGGACGGGGTCGTCCAGCCGGCCTCCACATGACCGAGCCGGACGCGCTGCGGGTGGTCTCCGACCGGCACGGACGCGACCTTCTTCCCGGTGGCGAAGTCGATGGCCGTGACCTGGTCGGAGCCGCTCTCGGAGACGACGCACCTCTTGCCGTCACCGCTGACCGTGGCCCAGTAGGGCTTGGCGGCGGTGACGAGCGGCCCCTCCTGGAGGGTGCCGCGGTCGACGACCGTGGCGTAGTCGTCCATGGTCCCCGCGACGCACAGCTTCTTGCCGTCCGGGCTCATCGAGAGGCCGTGGTGGCGCGAGTCGTTGACGAAGGTGGTGCGGTCGTCGCTGGTCGCCGGGTTCTTCGGCAGGGTCTTCGTGCGGGTGATCTTGTCGGAGGCCAGGTCGTACTCGAAGAAGCCGTGGAAGAACGACACCTGGAAGTACAGCTTCGACTCGTCCGGCGAGAACACCGCCGGCCGGACCGCGTCGGAATAGTCCTTGAGTCCGATGGCGTCCAGGCGCGGGCGCATGTCGATGACCTTGACCTGCTGGTACGTGGTCGCGTCGATGACGGTGATGCGGCGGTCGCCCTTCGTCCAGTCAAGCCAGGGCGCGTCGGTCTGTGTGTTCACCTCGCCGATCGACATGTTGTAGAGGTACTTGCCGTCCTGGGTGAAGATGTTCTCGTGCGGCTTGTCGCCGGTGGCGGCCTTGCCGAGCTGCTTGCCGGTCTCGATGTCCAGGACGTGCACGGTGTTGCCGGTCGAGGCCGAGACCGCGACCCGCTCGCCGTCGGGGGAGACCGCCATGTGGTCGGAGCGGAAACCGGACACCGGGAAGCGCCAGTTGATCCGCCCGGAGGCGAGGTCGATCGAGACGACGTCGGCGAAGCTGGGCCGCGAGACGACCACCGACTTCCCGTCCGGCGTGGAGTACATGTCGTCGACGAACTGGTCGTGTCCCTCGCCGACGGTGTTGCGGATCGTCATGAAGGCGATCCATCTGATCGGATCGGCGTTGATCTCCGCCATCCGCTCGTCCTTGTCGGGGATGACGTTGATCCGGCCGATCCTCGCGAAGTCGCCGGTGGACTTGATGACATCGGCGGTGCCGTCCCAGTTGTTGCCCACGAACAGCACCTGGCGCAGCGCGGCGGAGGCATCAGGGGCGTCCGCGTGGGCGGCGGCCGCGGGAAAGCCGGCGGTGAGGGCGAGGGCGGCGGTCAGGGAGCACAGATGCCGTCGTCGGAAGACGGGCATGGCTGATCCCTCCTCTGCGAGTGGGGTGAGGAATCTGAACACACGTGCTTTCAGAATGAACTTACTGCAAAGTAAGGAAGGGCGGCCTTCTCCACAAGACCGCGTGCACGACAAAATCCTGTCCGAGCGAGGAAGGGTGCTCGAACGAATGAAGGGAGAGCCGGTGCCGGGCAGACTCAGAGCGCCGACCGGCCGCTACGGCGGCAAGACCGCCGAGGAGCGGCAGGCCGAGCGGCGCCGGCGGTTCCTGGACGCCGCGCTCCAGCTGTTCGGCGACACCCCCGGCTTCCGCGCCACCACCGTCGCGGCGCTCAGCGAGGCGGCCGGGCTGTCCACGCGTCAGTTCTACGAGGAGTTCCGCACCCTGGAGGACGTGCTCGCGGCGCTGCACCTCCAGGTCAACGACTGGGCCGAGGCGGCGGTGCTGGAGGCAGCGGCCGGTGCGGCGGACCTGCCGCTCGTCGAGCGCGCGACCGCCATCTTCCGTGCCTACGCCGGGAACGTCGCCGCCGACCCGCGCCGGATCCGCATCACCTTCGTCGAGATCATCGGCGTCAGCCCGCGCCTGGAGGAGCAGCGCCTCGCCCGCCGGGCCGGCTGGATCGACCTCATCTGCGCCGAGGCCCGGGCGGCCGCCGCACGCGGGGAGGCGGCACCCCGCGACTACCGCCTCGCGGCGACGGGGTTCATCGGCAGCGTCAACGGCCTGCTGCACGACTGGAGCGCCGGCTGGGTCGACGCGACGCTGGACGAGGTCGTCGACGAACTGGTCCGGCAGCTGCTGGGGATCCTGCGGCCCCCTGGGTGGAGTCCGCAGACGTGACTCAGACCCTCATACGTCCACGCCCGGCCGCTTGCGCCCCGGGAAAGGCCCGCCGGTAGTCGCCGGGCGACACCCCGAGGTGCTTCAGGAAGTGGTGGCGGAGATTGTTGGCCGTGCCGAGGCCGCTCAGCTCCCCGACCTTCTCGATCGGCAGGTTGGTCGACTCCAGCAGGGAGCGGGCGCGACCGAGCCGCTGGTCGAGAAGCCACTGGAGAGGTGTCGTCCCGGTGACGGCCTGGAGCCGCCGGTAGAACGTACGCGGGCTCATCGCGGCCCGCCGCGCCAGGTCGGCCACGGTCAGCGGCCGGTCCAGACGGGCCCGAGCCCATTCGAGGACGGGCGCCAGCCCCTCGTCGTCGCCGGCCGGCACGGGCAGCTCGATGAACTGCGCCTGCCCGCCCGGCCGATGGGCGGGCACCACCATGCGGCGCGCCAGCTGGTTGGCGACGTGCGCGCCGAGATCGCGCCGCACCAGGTGCAGACACAGGTCGAGACCGGCGGTCAGTCCCGCGCTGGTGAGCACGTCTCCGTCGTCCACGTACAGCACCGACGCGTCGACGTGCACCTTCGGGTAGCGCTCGGCCAGCTGGCCGGTGTGCATCCAGTGGGCGGTGGCGCGCCGTCCGTCGAGCAGGCCCGCCTCGGCGAGCGCGAAGGCACCGGTGCACAGGGAGACCATGCGGGCGCCCGCGTCATGAGCCCGGCGCAGGGCCTCGATCAGCTCCCGCGGCAGCGGCCTGCCCTCCTCGACACACGGGTCGGGCACCGAGGGCACGATGACCGTGTCGGCACCGACCAGGTCGTCCAGGCCGTACCGGGTGCGCAGGCTCAGGCCATGACCCTCCGCCGCGCCGTCCCCCTTCACCGGCCCGGCCCCGGTCCCGCACAGCCGCAGGTCGTACCAGGGATCGGCCAGATCGGGCTGCGGCTTGCCGAACACGGTGCACGGGATGCTCAGTTCGTACAGATCCCACGAGGGAACCCCGATCTCCTCGGTCACGACCACGGCGACAGAACCGGCACTCATGCTCCGCAGCCTATGGCAGGAATTTGGTGGAGGCCGTCACCGCTGTCACTGTTCCCGATCTACATGCCCTGCGAACGTGTCCGTACGTGATCACACGTCACCTTTCAATGGGCTCAGAGGAGTTGGGCATGAACGCAACCGCAGAACACCGGCCGGTCACCGTCGTCGGACTGGGCTCGATGGGGTCGGCCCTGGCCGCCACGCTGCTGGACCGGGGCCACCCGACCACCGTCTGGAACCGTTCCCCGGACAAGGCCCGCTCCCTGGTCGACCGGGGCGCCCGCCTGGCCGGCACACCCCAGGAGGCGATCGCCGCCTCCCCCCTGACCATCGCCTGCGTGCTGGACTACGAGGCGCTGTACACCGTCCTCGACCCGGCCGCCGCCGAGCTGTCGGGCAGAACCCTGGTCAACCTCACCTCCGGCTCTCCCGAGCAGGCCCACGAGGCCGTCAAGTGGGCCCACTCCCACGGGGCCGGCTACCTCGACGGCGCCATCATGACCACCCCGCCCGGCGTCGGCGACCCCGCCATGATGTTCCTCTACAGCGGCTCCCGGGAGGTCTTCGAAGCCCACCGCTCCACCCTGGCGATTCTCGGCGACCCGCTCCACCTGGGCACCGACCCCGGCCTCGCCTCCCTCTACGACGCCGCCCTGCTCGGACTGATGTGGTCCACCATGACCGGCTGGCTGCACGGCACCGCGCTGGTGGGCCCCGGGCGGACATCCGCCACCGCCTTCACCCCGGTGGCGATCCGCTGGCTGAGCACGGTGGCGGGCTTCCTCACCACGTACGCGCCCCAGGTGGACGCCGGCCGCTACCCGGGCGACGACGCCACCGTCGACGTGCAGATCGCGGCCATCGACCATCTCATCCACGCGGCCGCGGCCCGTGGCATCGACAACGCGCTCCCTGAGCTCCTGAAGGCAGCCATGCAGAAGGCCAGCGCCGCCGGCCACGGACAGGACAGTTACGCCAGCCTGATCGAGGTCCTGAGGAATCCCGCCGCCGGCGAGGCCTGACACCCGCTGGAGCGACACCAGCAGCGCGCCTCCCAACACCGCCGATCCCGAGTACGAAGGTGTTTTCTTCCTCCCTGATGTGACCGGTAGGGCGTGTCTGTGGATCAGCTTCCTGGTGACGGGTGCGTTGTGCGTCGGTCGTGGTCCTACCGGATTGTGTTGCCGTGAGCCTTCGGGAACGCACGGACAGCCTCAACCAGCACTGGCGGCTGGTCTCCCACGCAGAGCGAGGCCACGACTTCTACCTGGTCTCGGTCGTGCACCCTCGCTGCGCCCTGGCCCTCGCCGACCACCTCCAGGGCAACGACCGCCTCAACACCCCGGCCATACCAGGGAAGTGCCTTGATCACGCCACCTTCTGCAACACCCTTTAGGCTCTCGTGGGTCGCATGGTGGCGTCGTACACCGTGCGGTAGTCCGGGACGACGACCCGCGTTGCCGGGGATACCTTTTCGACCTGCGCGACGAACGCGTCCAGATCCATCACCGGGTCTCGTTCGGGAGAAGCGCTCAGGGGTACTTCGAAGTTGTCCCAGTGGACGGGCACGGCCACGCGAGGGTGGTCCAGCGCACGTAGCAGCCGGGGCACGTAGCGGTGTGTGGTGGTGCTGGAGGGCACGGCGATCATTGCGAGGTCGGGGCGCAGGCCCCGCACCGCCCGCTCGGCGAAGTCGCTGGCACCCATGAGGAACGCCGACGGGCCGCTGTAACCGGCAGTCACCTGGAAGGCGAGGGTGTCGCCCTCCGGCAGGTCCGAGATGGTGCGCGGGGCAGTCGGGGGCGGGGCGTTCAGCGTGCCCGGGGCGAAGTAGGAGCACTTCTTGTTGCGGCTGTGCAGGCTCGGCACGACCTCGACGGTGATCCCGTCGAAGTCCAGTACCTCGCCGCCCTTCACCACGGAGATCTGCGCCGGGTCGACGCCCAGCGCGACCAGCAGGTGGTACGTGGTCTCGGTGCCGACGACGCGTGCGCCGGTGGTCTTGGCGATGTGGGGTACGTCGGCGAGGTGGTCCCAATGGGAGTGGCTGACCAGGACGAGTCCGGGGCGGCCGATGTGCGCGTCCACGACCTCTGGCCGGGTCTGCAGCGGGGTCCGAGGGTCGAAGGTGCCTTCGTACAGGCCGGTGGTGAAGCGGGTGAGGTACGGATCGAAGAGTACGGTCCGGTCGCCGACGTCGATGCGCCAGCCGGCGGTGCCGAGCCAGCGGAACGAGGTCGAACCGGCGGCTGAGCCGCTGCTCCGGCTGTCGTCCGCCTCCGCGGCTGACGCGGTGCCGGCCGTGGCCGGGATCAGCGGGGAGGCGGCACCGAGCGCGGCACCGCGCAGCACTGAACGACGGTTGAGCCTGCGGCCGGAGGACACATCTGATCTGTCCGTGACATGTGTGTCGTGGGTCATGAGGTCAGGAGATCAGGGCGTGAACGGCCGTGTCCAAGACCGGAGTCAGGCCCTGGTGATACACGAACGCATATGTGACCTGGTCACCGGCCGTCTCCGTGGCCGCGGAGGAAGCCGACCGCGATGCCGGCGGCCTTGCCTATGGCGGCGTCCACCGTCGTGCGGGAGGCGGCCAGGTCCTGGGTGCGGGCGAAGACGGCGATCGCGTAGTACTCGCCGTCGGGGTAGCGGACGACGCCCGCCTCCATGTGCAGCCCTGGCAGGGTTCCGGTCTTGGCCGCGATCGTGACGTCGTCCGGGAAGCCCGAGACCAGTCGGTGGCGGAAGACCTGGCGGCTCATCAGGTCCCGTACGAACGCGCAGGCTTCCGGCGGCCCGGCGGCATCGCTCCAGATGAGCTGGAGCAACCGGGTGATCTCGCGGGGTGTGCTCGCCGTGGTGTGGCGGGGGTCCAGCACGGCGAGTCGCCTCTTGCGGTCGTCCGGCAAGGCCGGGTAGCGCACGGCGAACTCCCGCTCGTCACGCGCCCCGACCTCCGCGAGCATCGACTCCAGCAGCTCTCGCGGTCCGCCCGCGATCCGGGTCCGTTCCAGGCCGAGTTCTTCCGCGAGCAGCCGTACGGTGTCCAGGCCCACGCGGGCCAGCAACAGGTCGGCCGCCGAGTTGTCGCTGACCGACATCGCGAAGTGGGCCAGGTCGCGCAGCGACAGCTCGACGTCATCCAGACAGCCGGCGGTCCCCCAGCCACCGAGCCGGTCTGCCGCGGTCACCCGCACCCTCTCCCGCGGGTCGAGCTGGCCGGCGACGACCTGCCGGGCGAACTCCAGCACCATCAGCACTTTGAAGATCGAGGCGATCACGACAGGATCGTCGGCACCCACGGCCACCTCACGGGCACCCGGCTCCACTCCGGCCTCCCCGGCGACCGTCTTGCGCAAGCGAACGGGAATCGCGTGCAGCTGCCCTTCGGCCCCAGCCCTCGCGAAAACCTGCCGAATGCGCTCCTCTGTCACTGCTTCCCCCTTGCCATCGGTGCGTACTGATCCTCGCATCGCAGTCGGCCCACCAGCTGATCCATCCCGCTCGCAGCCGCCCTCACGTACGATCCTTGATCGTGGATCTCTTACGCCACCTGCGTCTGTTCGTCACCGTAGCCGACGAGCTGCACTTCAGCCGGGCAGCCGAGCGGCTGGGCATGGCGCAGCCGCCGCTCAGCCAGGCGATCCGCAAACTGGAAAAGGAGCTCGGTACAGAGCTGTTCGACCGCTCGCAGCGCGGCGTCCGCTTGAGCGCCGCCGGGGCGGCACTGCTGGAGGAGGCTCACGAACTCCTCGACCGGGAAGAGAGGCTGCGCACGCTGGCCCGCCGCGCCGCCGATGGCGGCCTCGGCACGCTCCGCGCGGGCGTACCGCCCGACACCACTGCCGCAGTGCTGTCCGCGCTGCTCTCTGCCTGCGCGGAGCACGCTCCGGAACTCTCCGTCGACCTGCAGGAGGTCACCACCGAGGAACAACTGCGGCTGCTCTCCTGCGGCGGGCTGGACGTCGGACTCGTGCACCACCCCGTCGACGCCACCGAACTGCAACTCGGCCCCGAAATCTCGCTGGACCTGGGAATCGTCCTGCCTCGCACGTCGCCGCTTGCCCGGCTGCCGGAGGTGCAGCTCGGCGAGCTCTCCGGCCACGACCTGGTGATCTTCCCCCGGGCACACGCACCCGGCTGGTACGACCGGATCCTCGACGTGTGCCGCAGCGAGGGCTTCGTCCCCGGCCGCCTGCGGCACGCGTCCAACCCCGAGTTCCTGCTCGCCCTCGTGACGGCGGGGCACGGAGTCGCCTTCGACCAGGGGCCGGTGGCCCGCAAGGAACCCCGCGTCGCATGGCGGCCACTGGCCGACCGCCCTCTCACCCTGTGTATCAGTGGCGCCTGGCCAGGCCTGGCGAGCCCACCCGGCCGCAGGCCGTTTCGCGGAACTCGCGCGCGGCGTCCTGGCCCGCGACCACACCGCGCACATGCGGCGTGACGGCATCTCGGAGCAAGGGGACGAGCCCCCGCGCCCGTGGTCGGTGGTCTACGGCTAGTGCGGCTGCTGTCCGCTCCAGCAGGCGCAGCCGCACCGGAAGAGGAGGCGTGAGTGCCTCCTGGAACGAGTCCTACCGCCTCGCCCCCAAAGCCCTGGCCGAGTAGAGCGCGGCCAGTTGAGCGGCGCCGCATGACCGACCCCGGAGCCAGCGGGGTCGGCCAGCAGAGCGACATCAGCCGTTGACCTCCCGCGCCACGCGCTCCAGTCGGCTTCGGTGGCCCTCCCACTCAGCCTGATCACCTGGTGGCATGTTGTCCTTGCCCTGCAAATACCCGACGGCTCCGTCGATGAGTTCTCGCACGATGTCGGCGTGGCCGGCGTGCCGCTGAGTATCGGAGATCACGCGCACCAGGATGTGGTGCAGCGTCACCTCTCGACGTTCTTCCGGCCACCACGGGACGTGGCCGATCGCGTCAAGCGTGAGCGTCGCGATCGTGCTGTTGGAGTGCTCCCACGCGTCGCGATACAGCCCAACGATGTCTTCACGTGACTCGTCTGTCGTGGCCCACATGTCCGAGTTGGGTTCTGCCTCCTGCGTATACCACCAGGGCGGCGGCTCCTCGTCGAAGAACGGCCGCCCAAACGTGTCGCCGAAGTACCCCAGCTCCACGCTGGCGACGTGTTTGACCAGCCCCAACAGGTTCGTACCAGTGGGGGTCAGGGGGCGGCGGATGTCGTATTCCGAGAGCCCATCGAGCTTCCATAAGAGCGCATCTCGCCCTTCTTGCAGATACCGGAGAAGGTCCGCTTTCGGGTTCGGTTCGATCATGCCCGGCAGTCTTCCATCCGGCACTGACAGCCGGGCTCCACAGAACGACGAGGACGCAAAGGCCCGCCGAGCCGGTCAAAAGTCACCGACATTGATCTTGCCTGACGCCGCGAAACGGGTCGCGCTGGGCGGGGCACGGTCGGCCCGAGCGGCATCCCGCGACCTACCACCGCGCCCACTGGGTGCGCTACTTGCACGGCTACTCGGTCGGCGAAGACACCCTGTGGGGCGTCAACCGCAGGAAGAAGAGAGCCGCGAACACCCTGTCCGCCCGCAAGGGCGACACCATCAGGCGCTGGGCGAAGAAGAACCGGGTCCAACTGTGTTGCACCCCTACCTGCGCGTCCTGGGCCACCCGCCGAGGCACACCTCGGGCCGTTGCGGCAGTCCACCGTCGCCAACTCCAACCACCGCAACCACACCGCACAGACCCGCGCCCTGCATGTCTACCTGTCCTGGCGCAACACCAACCCACGCCATCCTGAAGAACCCGGCGAACCCAATCCGGTCACAGAACTAGCCGGCGTAGGGGCTGCCGCCCAGCCAGGTAGTGCCGTCGATCAGTTCGCGCGCCGCGTCCAAGTGGCCGCTGTGGCAGGCAACTTCGGTGAGCACGTGGATCAGGATGTGCCGCACGTCAGGCAGCCGCCAGGTCGGCCAGATCTCCACGGGCCAGGCGACGGGCTTCTGTTCGGGCGCAGCGGCGGCGAGCACACCGTCCGCACGCACGATGGCCGCCCGGTAGTCGGCGAAGACCTCCTCGGCGCTCATCCCCTCCGGTACGTACCAGTGCGCCTCCGCGCCCGCCGCGAGCTGTCCGGCCACATCCGGCTCGCCCGCGATCACCCCGGGGAACCAGAAGCGTTCGACATCCAGGGTGAGGTGGCGCAGCAATGCCAGGCAGTTCCAGCCGCTGGGCAGCACCGCCCGTCGCAGATCCTCCTCCGAGAGCCCTTCGAGGATCCCGAGGACGTGTTCGCGCTGGCGGTCAAGGGCGCTCCTGAGGGCCTCGAGTTCGGCGTTCACCGGGCGGCGCACAGTTCAGCGAGGCGTTCCAGGGTGCTCGTCATCTGCGTCTGCCACCAGGCGCGCCCGCTGTCCACTTCCGCGCGTTTGTCCTCCGGCATGCGCGAACCGTCGAAGATCTCCGTCACGACCGTCGCCCCAGTCCCGTCCGGGAGCAGGTCGAAGATCCACCGGTGGCCCCACGCGGCCCCGGATGCGGTGGCGTCGGGGTGCCCGCGACCGGGCCTCGGCTCCCAGCCGATACGGCGGTCCGGCTCGTACTCGACGACGTGGTTGTTCATCTCGTAGTCGCCAAAGCGCGCGTAGTGCATCCGCATCACGAAGACGTCCCCGACGCCCGTGACCACGGCGCCGGAGACGCCACCGCGCAGCATCCCCGAGCCGTCGAGGTCCGGGTGCCGCCCGGGGTCGGCCAGGATCCTGAAGATGTTCCCCGCAGGGGCCTCGATGCGCCGGGACACCACCACGGGCTCGCCTGTCGTACTCGTCATCCGCGCGCCTCCGTCAACCACAGAGCATGAGGTGGACTTTCCGCCTGGACGCTACACCGGGGGTATGACAACACCTGGCCGAGCAGGCTGGCTCGTGCCTCGCGCATACATGGAGCTGCTGGACGCCACGGTGCGTCGACGCACGATGCGGAGGACGGCACCTCAACGCCGATGTTGTCGGCCCGCTCCCGCCATGCCTCCGTCCGTCCCTGGAGAGATACGACCAGCACGTCGCCGAGCGCGGCCCTGCGGCCCGCCGACGTGGGTGAATCCGGGCACTCAGGGCTTCAAGATCATCCCGTGGCCCGTTTTGGGCTTGTCTCGGCGCCCCCCAACTCGACCGCAGGCCGCCGATGATGCACGAGTTCGTCAGGCGGCATGGTGGATGACGAGCTTGAACTCGGCGAGGGTCACAAGACGCGGGTTGGCGTCGTTGTGCGTGACTCGGAGCGCAACCGGGGTGCCCGGGTCGACGAACACGCCGTGGTTCTTGACGTAGTACTGGCCGCCGGGCGTCGGCGTGCGGTGCTCGGTCGCCGTGGTGTCGTTGGGATTGGGCGTCAGGCCCAGCGGGTCACGTACGTACTGGTCGCGCAGCTCGCTGTAGCCGCCCGTGCCGCTGGCGGCCTCCCACTGGATCATCGCGTGCAGGTGGCCCCAGCCGGCTTGGGACGGCCAGATCAGGCCGCTACGGTCGTCTGTCGCCCAGTCACTCACCACGTAGCCGTCCGGCTGGACGGCCTGGTGCATCGCGAATCGGTCCGTCGACTCCGCCGCTCCGAAGGGGAAACGGACGATCTTGTACGCGGTCCCCGGCGCGATCAGCTGCGGCGTATCGACCTTGAGAGAGCAGACCTGAACTCCGGGCGCAGCGCCACCATCCGTAGCCATGGTTCAGACACTGCCCGCCGCCGGACGACGCCATGCACACGCCGAAGTGCCGCGATGCGCCACGCGCCCACCTCTGACGCTGCCCACTGGCGGTCTGAGGCACGGCGTCTAGGTCGGCTTCTCGCCGGCCGACTGCCACGGACCGGAGCACGCCGAGACAAGGGATGGCCGAGGGGTTCGACGGCAAGTCGGTGAGGGGGCGGGGCTCTCCCTGCCGCGGAGGGCCCTCGGGGTGCGGGAAGTCTTCCCCCGTGGGCGGGGGTGCTGCCCCGGATACGGGCCGAGGGGATGAGCGTGTCCGAGCTGCGGCCCGTGCCCGGCGGGCGGGCGGCCGCCGTACTGGCTCGGGGTCTGATCGGGGTCCTGGAGCCGCGGCTCGGTGAGGTCGGACGGCTCGTGAAGGCCGAGGAGCTGCCGGGCTCCTGGAGACCGCCAGTGATGTGCCCACCGAGCTGCGCGGCATCATCCTCGACCGTGCTGAGAGGGCGGGGCACGTCGTCTTCGTTGATCAGCTGGAGGAGCTCGCAGCCGCCGAACAGGTCGCCGCGCGCGACCTGTTCGGCCTGCTCACCGCGTTGGCGGGCAAGGACGGTGCGGCCGTGTTGCGGGTCGTCGCCACCCGTGTGGCAGCCCTTCTGCTTCATCCGGACGTACGTGACGCCGGGTCCTCGCCGATCAGAACCGTCGCGAGGCACGGTGCCGTGCCGATCCGTTCGGTGAGGCCGGCCGCCCGTTTGCCGGTCTCCTCCAGCAATCCGCCGGGCGAGCGAGGTGCCCTCCATGAGCCGTGCCTGCGACATGATCCACTCCTGGGCCGGTCATTCCGGTTCGCCCAGGCGCACGGCATCGACTTCCGCGGGGCCGCTCCCCGGTGGTGCTCCCCTCAGCGCCAGTCACGGCCCGGCCCCACCCTGACCGAGCCCCCACGGGACTCGTCGGCGTGTTCCTCCTACTCGTCCCAGGCCTGGATCAGGGTCTGCTCGGCGATCTTGCCGTCCCGCAGCGAGAGCATGGACTCGGACAGGACGCGCACACCGTCCGTGTACTCGCAGCTCTCGCTGTAGGCGGCCTCGTCGCCCTGGACGACGCACCGCTCCAGCTTGTGCGACATGTCGCGGCTGTAGACGTCCTCCAGCATCCGGCTGATCTCGTCCCGGCCGTGCAGGACCTTGGGGTGGCTGGGCTGGGTCGTGCGGTCGACGATGCGGAACTCCGCGTCGTCCGCGTAGAGCGAGAGCAGAAGGTCCGGGCGTCCCTCCAAGCCCCGGCGCAGTGTCTCTCTGTCGAAGGCGGGCTCTGCCGCGGTTCCCATGATGACCTCCTTCGAAGGGCCGCGACCCGGTCGGAAGCGGGCCGCGAGGGGCCTCTCCTGTCGAGGCTCCTCCCGTCCGGCGGGCTCGGCAAACGGAGCCGGACCACTGGGCCT encodes the following:
- a CDS encoding MBL fold metallo-hydrolase, which translates into the protein MLRGAALGAASPLIPATAGTASAAEADDSRSSGSAAGSTSFRWLGTAGWRIDVGDRTVLFDPYLTRFTTGLYEGTFDPRTPLQTRPEVVDAHIGRPGLVLVSHSHWDHLADVPHIAKTTGARVVGTETTYHLLVALGVDPAQISVVKGGEVLDFDGITVEVVPSLHSRNKKCSYFAPGTLNAPPPTAPRTISDLPEGDTLAFQVTAGYSGPSAFLMGASDFAERAVRGLRPDLAMIAVPSSTTTHRYVPRLLRALDHPRVAVPVHWDNFEVPLSASPERDPVMDLDAFVAQVEKVSPATRVVVPDYRTVYDATMRPTRA
- a CDS encoding serine hydrolase, whose translation is MTEERIRQVFARAGAEGQLHAIPVRLRKTVAGEAGVEPGAREVAVGADDPVVIASIFKVLMVLEFARQVVAGQLDPRERVRVTAADRLGGWGTAGCLDDVELSLRDLAHFAMSVSDNSAADLLLARVGLDTVRLLAEELGLERTRIAGGPRELLESMLAEVGARDEREFAVRYPALPDDRKRRLAVLDPRHTTASTPREITRLLQLIWSDAAGPPEACAFVRDLMSRQVFRHRLVSGFPDDVTIAAKTGTLPGLHMEAGVVRYPDGEYYAIAVFARTQDLAASRTTVDAAIGKAAGIAVGFLRGHGDGR
- a CDS encoding DinB family protein; the protein is MIEPNPKADLLRYLQEGRDALLWKLDGLSEYDIRRPLTPTGTNLLGLVKHVASVELGYFGDTFGRPFFDEEPPPWWYTQEAEPNSDMWATTDESREDIVGLYRDAWEHSNSTIATLTLDAIGHVPWWPEERREVTLHHILVRVISDTQRHAGHADIVRELIDGAVGYLQGKDNMPPGDQAEWEGHRSRLERVAREVNG
- a CDS encoding DinB family protein gives rise to the protein MNAELEALRSALDRQREHVLGILEGLSEEDLRRAVLPSGWNCLALLRHLTLDVERFWFPGVIAGEPDVAGQLAAGAEAHWYVPEGMSAEEVFADYRAAIVRADGVLAAAAPEQKPVAWPVEIWPTWRLPDVRHILIHVLTEVACHSGHLDAARELIDGTTWLGGSPYAG
- a CDS encoding SRPBCC family protein, with the protein product MTSTTGEPVVVSRRIEAPAGNIFRILADPGRHPDLDGSGMLRGGVSGAVVTGVGDVFVMRMHYARFGDYEMNNHVVEYEPDRRIGWEPRPGRGHPDATASGAAWGHRWIFDLLPDGTGATVVTEIFDGSRMPEDKRAEVDSGRAWWQTQMTSTLERLAELCAAR
- a CDS encoding nuclear transport factor 2 family protein — encoded protein: MGTAAEPAFDRETLRRGLEGRPDLLLSLYADDAEFRIVDRTTQPSHPKVLHGRDEISRMLEDVYSRDMSHKLERCVVQGDEAAYSESCEYTDGVRVLSESMLSLRDGKIAEQTLIQAWDE